The genome window TGACGAGTCCCACTGGCCATGTCGCTCGAGGTGACTGCGGGTCCACCAGCAGCACGACAGCTCCATCGGTGATGTTGGCTCGCGTTGACTGCCACTTCTGACGAGTTTGCAGGCTGGGGAGGTAGTTCCTCAGGAAGCTGGACCAGAAGTGGTTCGCCAGGATTTGTGAGTGCTTCCAACGACGGCGGCTCAAGAGGGCAGTCTCTGGATACACAGTCTGAGGTAAGGAGCCATCCAGCCGCCCCATCAACAGGACGTTTGGAGTCACTGGGTCGGGATCGTGGAGACTGGATGAGACGTACCCCAGTGGCTTTGAATTGAGGATCCCTTCCACTTCGAGAAGCACGGTTCGTAGCACTTCCTCTGGGACTGGTTGGGCTCCCACTGTGGGATAGAGGGCAGCTTTCACCGACCGAATTTCCCTTTCCCACACTCCCCCGAAGTGTGGCGCTGCAGGAGGGTTGAAGTGGAAGCTGATCTTCTGCTTGGCTAGCTGCTCTTGAAGGTCTGGAGACATGGCAGCGAACGATTCTCTAAGCTCTCTTTCTCCGCCACGGAAGTTGGTTCCCTGGTCGGAATACAACTCTGCTGGCGTTCCACGACGTGCGATAAACCTTCTGAGGGCCATCAGGAACGAGTCGACGTCGAGTGTGTTCAGGAGATCCAAGTGCACAACCCTGGTTGTGAGACACTTGAATATTATACCCCACCTCTTCTCGATGCGTCTTCCCACTTTGACTTGGAAGGGCCCAAAGCAGTCCATTCCTGTCGAGAAGAAGGCTGGTTTGAAGAGTCGCAGTCGCGCCGGTGGTAGGTCAGCCATTTTGGGAATTGCAGGTTTGGCCTTCCAGCGGCGACATTCCGGACAGGAGTGCTGGTAGTGACGTACGGCTTCCCGACCTCTCAGGATCCAGTAGGAACGTCGTATTTCTGCGAAGACTCTCTCTGGTCCAGGATGATGCAGGCGACTGTCGTAGTCCTGAATGAGCAGTCTGGTAGAAGGGTGGCTTGCGTCCAACACGACTGGATGAACAGCTGATGGTTCCAAGCTCTCGGCGCGGCGTAACCGTCCTCCGACACAGATGAGCTGTCTTTCGCTGTCCATCTCCGGCGATAAGGTGATCAGTCTGCTGCAGGATGAGACAGGTTTGCCGACTTTTAGGAGTCTCACCTCATCTGGAAAACTCTCTTGTTGGGCTCGCTGGAGGATGAGCCCCTCTGCTTTGCGGTAATCTTCAGCGGTGGGATTGCTGCTCTGATCTGCCGCCCCGTGAAGCTCCTGCACTGTAGCTTCTAGCAGTGCCTGCCAAGTGTCGTGCTGCTCGGCCCATGCGGCGCTGGCTTTGGTCGCGATGGCACCACAGAAGGTAGACTTCCTCAGTTCTGAGACATCCTCGTTCTGGACTCCACTTGACAGGACTGGCCATTTTTCTGGTGGTTGAAGGAGGAATGGAGGACCTTGACTCCATCTGTTTGGCTTCACCAGCTCTTGTAGACTCTTGCCCCTTGTGATGTCATCAGCAGGGTTTCTCTCAGAATCTACGTAGCGCCAGGACTGGGGGCTAGTGAGTTCTTGGATTTCGGCCACTCTGGTGCCAACGAAGACCTTGAAGCGACAAGACTCGGACTGCAGCCATGCCAACACGGTAGTGGAGTCTGTCCAGAGGACTGTTTTGGCGACCTTGAGCGTGAGTTCTCTTTCAAGGAGCTTAGCCAGCTGTGCTCCTGCAACAGCTCCACACAGCTCCAACCTGGGCATGGAGAGCagacgcttgggtgcaactttaGAGCGAGCAAGTAGGAAGGAAAGATGTACCTGACCTTGCTTGTCGATCGTCCTCAAGTATGCCACCGCACCGTAAGCTTGCTCTGAAGCGTCAGAGAACACATGGACCTCTCTGACGACGCTCGACTCATCTACTTCGGCTGGTAGATATGCTCGTGGTAGGCTGACTTGGGGAAGAAGGTGCAACTCTTGCTCCCAGCTGTTCCATGCTTGCAGGAGGTCTTGGGG of Corythoichthys intestinalis isolate RoL2023-P3 chromosome 3, ASM3026506v1, whole genome shotgun sequence contains these proteins:
- the LOC130914022 gene encoding uncharacterized protein LOC130914022, giving the protein MALRRFIARRGTPAELYSDQGTNFRGGERELRESFAAMSPDLQEQLAKQKISFHFNPPAAPHFGGVWEREIRSVKAALYPTVGAQPVPEEVLRTVLLEVEGILNSKPLGYVSSSLHDPDPVTPNVLLMGRLDGSLPQTVYPETALLSRRRWKHSQILANHFWSSFLRNYLPSLQTRQKWQSTRANITDGAVVLLVDPQSPRATWPVGLVISVNPSADGQVRSAVVRVGDKEYTRPVARLVTLPAVSADNEEDNAADKNPA